The Primulina eburnea isolate SZY01 chromosome 18, ASM2296580v1, whole genome shotgun sequence genome segment ATGTTTTAAACTCGAGAtgattatataaatgaattttataaatatttaaagtttcctcttgtaaaagcCCCTGTCTTTcgaccttaatataaaattaaaatcaaataaatatttttttatttatttttacatattatataatatgataattattaaatgaactcgagataattatataatgattttataaatctcaataaaattattagtatcactcaATAAccttaaaatttgatatttgatttgactcacaaaatcagagttcaattatcaatttatatatgtataaaattaggtaaaaatgaATAAATCATACAAGCAATGTCGGCGCATATGAACAGATAAGAAATATGAACTGAGGCAACAACTTGACAATTATAAATTATgagtggatctcatgtgagaccgtctcacggatcataatatgtgagacagggtcaaccctacccatatttcacaataaaaataactcttagcataaaaagtaatactttttcatgggtgacccaaatgagagatccgtctcacaaatacgatcccgTGAGACGTCTCTCACACAAGGTTTTTTgcctaaaatttattatgaaaggttaattttgtcattataatctaatatataaatttaatcagtcttattaaaatcataccaaacgttaaattatacatcttatttatccttgagttatctttatattttatatatcgtGTTTATGCCTATCATGTGTACTAAACTATGCTTACTGAATAAGAGTTACTAGGGGATGGGTGATTTTGCATCCGCTCTGAAGTGTACCGATGAATTATCAAATTCTGGCCGGCCTGGATCCCACAAACGAATCTGTTACTCGATCTTTCATGTTAGGTGGACAAGAATTTTACTGAGAAATAGGATGAAATATTAAAAACCAGAATGGTGATACTTCTGATAAGATATGCAGTATATCGATATTCATTTCATATGGTGACGGAGTAACCGAAAGATTCCAAGAATGGTGCTTTTAGTTGCCATTGCTTTTGGAGAGCGAAAAATGTGAAAAGAACGTGAAGGAAGCAACTGAAAAACTGAGCAAATAAGAGAAATGATGCCAGCAAATTCAACATCTGTATCGCGACGACTGCCTTCAATATAACCCATGTAATGGGATGAAGTTTACAAGGTTTGAATTGACCAAAGCAATGTTCTTCGCTCAAGCGTTGCTTGGATCCATCTTTCCATTGCATTTAGGCAAATCGTCCATTGAACATCAGAAAAGGATTCCAAAGCAGATCACCAAGCCTACAAGCCATTACACATTAAGCTTTGAATTCCTTTGATGCATCCTGTTACTTTGAAGGGGACAAAGATTTTATGTAGCAAGTGAACAGGCATTAGATATGCTTGTTTCTTGCTTTGCTTTGTTATTGGGACTCCATTTCCGTGCATACTTTGGTTGAGCTCTGTTTCAGTAATATCAAGCCCTTGTTCAATTCATTTCAGTAGTATGAAATTTGTAATGTGAAATTGGTGCTTCCATAGAGAAGCTCGCAGCATCGCCATCTACTTCATTGGTTAAATACAGAGCTGTAACTGAGATATCGAGCTTCTTGAACACTAAGCTAATGGAGCCCATCATGCTTTGCACAAAACGATAAATCAAATTCTTCGGTATTTTGCTTCAGTATCAAACCACATACAAGTTATTAGCTAATCTTTTTTTAATTCTTGTCAGTTTGTGTTGGGACACCCATGCCATGtagaaacataaaaaaaaaaaaaaaaattagggtCTGGTAGGGACAACTTATCCGGTGATGTCACATACAGATAAATTTATAGAGTTTGGAATAGTTTGTGTAATTCTTCAACCCAATAATATGGTTAAACTAAGTCTCATTTCACCTCTCTATGATTACGATAAATGCAAGTGTCTCTCCAGGTATATCCGAAGATGGGAGCAAGTATTCACACGAAAAAACCTGCGTCATCCATGTGATTCAAGTTTACATGTCACAGAGTCAGAATGAAAATACAGATACATGATATCTACCATTGATCCTAATGTAGCAACAGCGAACACGAAGATTCGACATAAGCACACATTCATTTCTTGGCAACATACACTTTCAGCATTAACAGGTACCTGATACCATTGAGGTTAAGAAATTTTCTTCTGTTTCTCGTCCTTCCACTCTTTAATGTCAGCATCAATCTCCGCCTTGACTCTAGCATGAAATCCCGGGTATGGCTCGTATTCAAAGAAAGACTGCAGAGCCTGCAAGCAACAAAATAGTATGGAACAGTAAATCACTGGATACAAAAACAAATTCTGTGAATTTTGCACAAGATCAAATACAACCAATAAGTTCACCTCTAGTAATACAAAGAAAGGTGCCATGAGGAATGCCTGTGCGAGATTGTCCAGCAAAGCAGGTGCTCGTTTCTACAATTGAtataaaaacttaaaaaaacaaacaaacaaaaactTCTCTAAAATTAATTGATGGCATTGCAAAGAAACTGTTTCATGGATAAACCAGAAGAGAAATACACCTAGCTCACACACggttttaaaatgtttactgTGGCGTATAAATCAACTATAAAATGCTTACATCTACCACCTCTGCGTGAATACCAAATATATCGAAGAAGCAAACCAGATTAAAATCCTCAATTCTTGTATTAATGTTTAGTTTCCAATCTGCCTTCATAATTATGATTTCATctcataaattcttaatttggaCATCCTATCTAGAACGATTCATATAATTTTCAAGAAGACAAGGAGTAATGATATGCACAATCAACATTCCTCAACACCCGTGGCCTATGACTTACAGTCAGCACGTATTAGATCAGGACACTGGTCATGATGGTCTCACCAGATTGACTTTAATTGAAAATGCAGAGGCTAACTATTCTTTCTAGACAGTGACTAGGAACCAAAAACCATAAGAATAAACAGCCCATCATAATTTTCCTTCGCAGAGATGAACAAATATAAAATTTACCGTTCTCTGCTACAATCCACATCTATTTTTGAGGTTAAACTCTCAAACTTACACATTAGCAGGGGACAAAGGAAGTTCTCCCCATTTCGTTCATGTCATTCCACATGAGAACTAAGATAGAAATTTTTGCAGAATTGCACTACTTGACGGAGGTGCTTAAAGCTGTGACAGTCAAGTCTAGCTGGGGTGCTCTCGAAATAGCTTAACCACTTCTAGTACAGAGATGCGAGAAACATTCCAAATATAAGTCTTTCGAGTGCGGTCATAACTCATAAGAAAGAGCTGATAAATGCAAGCCAAAGATAATACTCATCATTTAATGAAGATTCATTTGCTTCGTTAAGTAAGACTCGGGTAGAGGAAACGTAGGAAAACCCAACCAAGAATGTCCTATGGGAAATTTTATGAATAAACTAGAAAAAGTTAGGCACCGTTTCCAACTGAAACCAATCCCTTAAAAGTATGGATTCATGTATCAAGCATGAACTGAATAAAAAGATCAATATTTCGACAATGTAAAAATGTAAAGTCTCATtcccaaaacacaataaatacCCCCCGCATCTAAATTCCTTTATCCGCATCACAACAATACTAGGATTCAACGTGTCCATGAAATTGTAAACTCAGATATGTGATAATTTTTCCATGTTCAATTAGGCTGCATTAGGAGGTTTTGTCAAACAAGCAGCCCCCTTAATAAAGAGAGTACAACATTAATCGATCCGAAAGCACAAGTTAAATGATTGAAAAGTCATATACAAGAACAAAAAAATGAATTACCCTCCAAGCCAAAGAGAACCCCAGGCTATGAGCAAGAGCGCTGCTACCAATCCAACAGAGAACAACCAAGAACGCAGCCAAAGAACCCGCCTTTTTATCTAAACCAACATAATAAAAGGCATAGATTACAGTGAACAAGAACCCGTAATTGAAAATCAAGAAACCATCGTCAAGTGATCGAATCGCAGAGAGCTTGAACAAAGGTGGCGTGAAATATAGAAGAACCGAAGCTGTGAACAGAATCGGCCAAACAAATATCATATGGATCAGTATATTGATGGGATTGCTGTGATAAGCTCCGTAGAAAGCAAAATGCTTCTCCAAATCAAACAACCCCATCTCCTCCTCTAGTTTGTCGTGAAATTTTCTGAAGTGGGATGTTGAAAGATtgaatttttatgcatttataatCGGTTGTGGGAGCCGGTGTGTCGACGAAAACACATCAGGCGACAGGGGTCAATGGGTATGTAGATTTGGATAATTTGTTAATTTTTGTTAGATGTGTGACTAATGAattctatctatatctataataaaaattaaaaattttaacaaaaaaatgaatgactcaaataagatatatatcttataaaatatgattattagACTGTTTcaaacaaatttttgttttttcgatattatttatttagaaaccCCCAAAGTTTACCCCTCCACAATTTCTTTCGACGGACGAGTTCTTCAAAAAAATCTTCTTCCCAAGAACTTTCTCCCCTCAATTTCCAAACCCTAGATCCGATTTCTGAAGAAATTTCGATGGAAATCTCTGTAATATCAGACTCTATATCGACCGTTGTTTACTCCACGCAAGGATTGGCCTTCTCGAATTTCCTCCTCAATCGCCCATGCAACGTCCTGTCTCCATCGGACGCGTCTGCCGATCAACCCCCATCGCCTGCCGTCATCCTCCGCCGCACCTTTCCGCATCTCAGCTGTAGGGCCTCCACCCACCAAGACGTTGACCAAACCACGCCTCCGTAGAACCCGCCGCGTCAAGCTGAAACCCCTGATCATTGATTATGACGGATCTGTAGGAGATGAATTATTCGTTTTCAGCGACGGAGGAGGTTGTAACAACGGTGATGGATATTCTGGGGGCAACGGCAGCGGCGGCGGCCGTCGGGGGTGGAACTTTGGTGGATACGGAGGAGGTGCTAATTGGGACGAGTCGTCCGGTAACTCGATCTCCGACCCTGCTTTTGATTTTGTGTACGAGATTCTATGCTGGATCGCGATGTCGAATTGCTTGCACTTCGCTTTCAAGAAGGTGGTGAGGAACGTGGCCGACGGAATCGGCGATCCGGCGAGGGAAAAGGTTGTTCCGATGCCATTGACACCCGTTTGCTGAATGGTAATAATTTGTTCATGAACTTGGTAGTAAACTTACATACAAGTCCATTCAGTTTCAACTATGGAGTAATTCATCATTCATGTATCACTGTTTCATGTATATATGGAATTCTTGTTAATTTCATCGCCTGATTTCGAATGATTCAATCCAAATCCATCCTCGGTGTTCATGATTTTGTATTCGAAAAAGCATTTGTCCCGACTAACGACGAAAAACGTGATAAACGAGCTATTGATTTAGATGAAAAATAGTTCACACTTGGATGGACTAATTTTGTTCCCAATTCATTGCTATTCTTCCTTCACATCTGGATTTCAAGCAGCTGTAGCTAGGTTGGCAATGAACTAGGGGTTCAAACCGTAAACGAACCACCGGTTCTATCTGCATATGACGAAAATTCGAGGGCAAATCCGTTCTGTCTGGCTCGAGTTCAATAGATACTAGACTATTTCAATATTTCTGCTCGAATTTGGTTCGAATCAAGGTTCTAGTTTCAGCTCTGTTCGATCTATTCAAACATGTTTGCTAACTATTTGAACTGCTTATTCAAAAGTTTCGTAGAGTCTGACAAAGGGATCACGATATCTTTTCCGACATGGTTGGTTGTCATCGCTAACCATATCATAGGTCGCAACGAGAAAAATTCTTTTGCAATATTTCATGTTACGTCTAACGATCAATTCTTAGTTTAACGAAGAACGTCGTAAAAAATGTTGCCGGAGATTTTTTCGCGTTGTTGCGATGTCAAGGGTTGACGACACCATCAACAAGTCATGGCTAGCTATCATTCTCATCTCAAACTATCTATTTTTAGCAGACTCAGCTTCTCTAATGGCACACCAATTACACCAAACAAATTTCTAAAAATGAATAGTAATCTTAAAtggaagaaaataaaaataattttttattgtaaaaaaattaGAACAATAGTGATAATAATTACTTTTTTTTAGtaagggtaaaatggtcaaataaaaaatttaaataataatcataGTACTATCAACTCAACCAAACATTTCAATATTTATCATGTCTTAttgtaggtctcttgtgagacggatatgtgagatgagtcaactttaccgatattcataataaaaactaatattctTAGGCATTAATTTGGTAAATGTGATAAGAgaggattgataaataatcatcCTTATCTCATGTTGGGTACTTTTTTAAAAAGTCCATGATATTGatacataattttttataaGGATAAAATGTCTCGTTATGTACGATAATTTTAATACAATGATAAAATACCCTACAAATAACTTAATTACCTTCAATTTATAAATggtttttataaatttatgctattaggtagaaattaaaatcaaataaatactttttatttgtttttatatattatataatatgataattatatgaaatgaattcgagataattatataaataatttttataaatctcaataaaattgataggatcggttgtcgtaacaagagcgtttagaaggggggatgaataaacacttacacttaaaattgttctttaacactatttgagttcagtttagtgacaaactgaatctcggaatcttgttggtcaataacaatcagttaaactagagtagttgcggaaagtaactgactgaaagatagaatacgaaactgaaataaataagcaagagttgtttctggatgttcggaaaattttattactcctacgtcaccctttctatcacaaggatagaatattcactaaaagactttgatcaagtacaacacttgtacagacccacttcaatttggacttacaactgccaaaactgaaactcttagttctacacaatattctcagtacgtaactgatattagcacaattgaatctaacagcttttagagagtgctaataagctcagattgtagccttgattgctgcgagtaattcaaatgaaagtgagctaagattttgacagagtaacaccAAGCTTAAGATTGAGTAATCGTCTCTGCTTTTCAgatgttcttcagtcatatttatatacttctctttcaacggtaactttgagaTGTATTTGAATtcttgtatccgttgattgccacttcatcatttgttgggcaatgttctcttcattgattgtcatacggcgtcttaattgcaatagccgaagtacgttgttctatgctgtaatgattgaggtgcggctttccatattcatttgTTGTTTACTATGTctttttgtcggttgaatgttctttcccgagaagcattcagttgagatatgttttaactgaaacttatgcggctgagtatattaactgatcggtttccaactgatcggtttccaactgatcagttttcttcatttgttcagctggtttcagttgttaaatattcagttgtctcataattcagttagtttctttagtttgtcaaactccgaaatttgaTTTCcaacaaaaattattaatatcatCCGATTAatcttaaaaattgatatttgacttgactcaaaaAATCAATGGCTAAatcatcatattatataatatataaaatcaggtaaaaataattaaatcatgcaAGCATTATCGGCACATgaacagataaaaaatatgaaatcaagcaacaactttgaaattataaaatttattatgataaggttaattttgtcattacaatctaatatataaatttaatcactcttattaaaaccataccaaacattaaatataactAGTACACCGACGCACGCGTTGCGtgcatatataatatttttttataattcattttatttatatttaaatgaagtatcaaaatataattataagaaatagtgagagactacaatataattttgatatataaattaaaaaataaattgaaaaatgaaataataaaaaaatgatcTTACGAAAAATTGAACCTATAACCTAAACTTCGTAAAACAATGACTCTATCCGCTGAACTTCGTATaacttatattaaaatttttaacattttattaatatatataataattaaaatagaccatgacaccaaaattaattaatctaattcctcaaacttaataaaataatatagatatcctacatcttatttatccttaacttatccttatattatatatcacatttttatcctatcatgtgtaccaaactatgtcttagcataaaaaataactttttcatggactgtctcacaaaataagtctcatgaaactgtctcacacaaatttttacttttttaatTTGTCTCATAAAATCATATTACTATAACTCAATTGCCTTAACAATAAAATCAAACGATACCTTAAAACTTTCAAGATACTCATTATAAGATTTTTAATATtaacaaatatttaaataaaataattaatgagAAAAACTGTTTATGAAGaattcattattattttatatttgctattaaaaaataataggaATACTTGCGATATTTACTCGACAAGCTTTTGGAAACAACCATGGTTTTTATGGCCGAACCGAACCCGAACCCCACATGTTGTAGGTTGTGGTGGGCGTTCGGATATCGGTGACCCAAACTCGATTCTTTTTCGGGTTAGTATCAGTTATCCTGTTTTCAAAATCAGACCGGTTCGACCGGATATCGATCACTGAGCCGATCCGAATCACATTTATAAATCGTTTTTACAGTCAAAATCGGTCAAGAAACGGTCAAGAACTGAGTTCATTATgttttttagaatttttttttgagaagatttttttagaatttaattgttttttatatttaaacatttttatttttggttatatatattattatttgattttaaatttgTTAAAACTATCATTTTAGTAATAAAGTAATTTAATGCAAACAGTTTTTAATGCAAACATGTTCATTTTTGGAGCAATAAAGTAATTTAATGCAAACAGTTTTTTCCTTtagatttcagattttttaatataattaatcattacataaatattactaaaaaaaGAAATACAAAAGAAATCTATTAATCTAGGGCTGAAATCTCTCGTTCTCTTCAAATCTCTTCTTCCAAATACTTTGTACTCGGCTAGGGTTCTCTTGTTCGAGATTCTCTTGCTGTTTTGTCTCTAATTCTTTTTTAAATCTATGAAAGAAAGGAATTAGGTAAGATTTATTGTCGGGCTACCCATTTGTTGGATACCCGACCCAATAAACCCGAACCCGCAAACAATTCGTAAGGACACGACAACCATGTTTCAACTTTAAAGTAATGATTTTCTTCCTTTTTATTTATCCATGGAAGATGCTAGTAAAAGTTGGATGGTGGACCTCCACAACAAA includes the following:
- the LOC140820068 gene encoding 2-hydroxy-palmitic acid dioxygenase MPO1-like, which codes for MGLFDLEKHFAFYGAYHSNPINILIHMIFVWPILFTASVLLYFTPPLFKLSAIRSLDDGFLIFNYGFLFTVIYAFYYVGLDKKAGSLAAFLVVLCWIGSSALAHSLGFSLAWRKRAPALLDNLAQAFLMAPFFVLLEALQSFFEYEPYPGFHARVKAEIDADIKEWKDEKQKKIS
- the LOC140819460 gene encoding LOW QUALITY PROTEIN: uncharacterized protein (The sequence of the model RefSeq protein was modified relative to this genomic sequence to represent the inferred CDS: deleted 1 base in 1 codon), whose protein sequence is MEISVISDSISTVVYSTQGLAFSNFLLNRPCNVLSPSDASADNPHRLPSSSAAPFRISAVGPPPTKTLTKPRLRRTRRVKLKPLIIDYDGSVGDELFVFSDGGGCNNGDGYSGGNGSGGGRRGWNFGGYGGGANWDESSGNSISDPAFDFVYEILCWIAMSNCLHFAFKKVVRNVADGIGDPAREKVVPMPLTPVC